In Anaerolineales bacterium, the sequence CAAACCGCCCGCACCATCTCCTCACGCGGCACCACCAAGCCATCACGGCGGTAAAGCAGGTCGAGCATGGTGAATTGGGCCAGTGAGAGCGGCGGGGCAATCTCCACCTGATTGGCCCACACCCGGCGGGAGCGTTTGTCCATGCGCAGGCGGCGTTCTTCCAGGCCGCTTTCCACAGGCGGTTCAAATTCCAAGGGGACGGTGGCGTCCGAGCTGATAAAGGCGAACTTTTGGGCGAGGGCGATCTGAACGATGTCGCCGTCCTTCAGCAAGACCCGGCCGTGCAGCTGCTCACCGTTGTGATGGGTACCGTTCTTGCTGTCCAGATCTTCGAGCACCACGCCATCATCGCTCAGGCGCAGCTGGGCGTGTTGGCGAGAGATTTTGCGATCAGGAATGACAATGTCGCAGTCCTGGTCGCGACCAATCGTTAGAGGGCCACGGATTGGCCATCGTTCTCCACTTAATGGCCCACTCTGTGCCAAGAGAACGGGATGGGACTCGTTCTTAGAAGCCATCAAACCTCTCAAGTTATAATACCAAAATTCTGGCTACTCAATTCAGCGCCTTAGTCAAGACGCTGCCAGACGCCCAGCCGTTACGCCCCGCAACAATTTCGGCTGGAAGGAATTCATTTTGAAAGAAGAGACCACATGCCCTTAGAAGTTGGCGAGGTGCTGCGCGAGCGCTATCGCATTGCTCAATTCATCAGCCGCGGCGGTATGGGAAGTATATACCTTGCCGATGATCTGCGTTTGCAGGGCCGCCAATGCGCGGTAAAAGAAGTGCGCCTGGACCCGTCCTTGTCGCAGGAAACACTGGACCAGACCCGCGCCCAGTTCCTGCGAGAAGCCACGGTACTGGCGCGCCTGGACCACACCAACCTGCCCAAAGTCTCTGACTTCTTTTCCGAAGAGCACAGTGACTACCTGGTGATGGATTACATCCCCGGCGAGGACCTGCGCTCCTTAATGATGGCCGCCCGCCAACGCGGCGAATTCCTGAGGGAAGAAGAAGTGCTGCTGTGGGCCAGCCAAATCGGCGACGCCCTGCATTACCTGCACAGCCAGGACCCGCCGATCTTGCACCGAGATGTGAAGCCGAGCAACATCAAGCTGACGCCCAACGGCGTGGTGAAGCTGGTGGATTTTGGGCTGGTGAAGATCCTGGCCGCGCAGGAGGATACGGTGACCATCGTGCAGGGGCGCGGCACGGCGCTTTACACGCCGCTGGAGCAATATGGCGGCGACACGGGCCACACAGACGCCCGCAGCGATGTATACGCCTTTGGGGCCACGCTGTATCACCTGCTGACCAATACGCCGCCGATCGAAGCGCGCGAACGTTTCCTCAACCCCAACAGCATGCCAGCCATGCGCGAACTGAACCCGGAGATCAGCTCGCGCACCGAGCGAACCGCGATCTGGGCGCTGAGCCTGCACCCGGAGGAGCGCCCGCAGAGCATTCAGGCCCTGCAAGAAGCCCTGCTAGGCAAGCTGGAGCCGAATTCACGCAACAGCGGGCGTTTGCCCAACCCCACCCTGGCCGATATCTTGAGTTCACGCGCAGAGCGCGGGCTATTGTGGCTGGCGGGCAGCCTGCTATTGCTCAGTCTTATCGCTTCGATTGGACGCTGAGCCGGTCATGGGCCGCGGCATATTGGCCACTTCCTGCCACAGCCAGGCGGCTGCCCAACCCAAGCCGGCGCCCATCAGCGCGCACAGCACCACACCCCACTCCCCGCTCCAGTTCAAGATGGCCTGGCTGCCCGGCAAATCAAACGCCAGGTAACTGCCCACCAACAAGCCGCCAATCAAAGTACACAGCCCGTAACGCACCGCCCAGCGCGTGCGCTGGCTGTTCAGGCTGGCCTGATAAGCAAAGACTGCGGCCAGGACAGAGATAAGCGTGGTCAGGAACCATTCGACCAAACCAGCCCGGGGGGGTTCCACCTCAATTGGGGGGGCGTCGGTGACGGCCGGGGGGATGGCCGATGCGGTGGCCATCATCTGAGCCTGGGCCGTCTGAGTGGCCTGGAGCGCCAGCCCCTCCGGATTGATGCCCAAGACCTCGAACTGCTGTGCGATAGAAACTGCGCGGGGGTCGCCGCTGACCGCCAGGATCTGCAAGAAACCTTCGGCCTCAATGGAGTAGGAAGCCGCGGCATAACCCTGGCGGGTAGGGGCGGACAGCTGGCGGCTGAGGCCGGGGCCTTCATTGGTGAGCGAGATCTCGAAAGTGAGTATGGTCCCATCCGGCACGATGTGCCCGTTGTGGTCCAATACCGGGCCAGCTTGCAAACTGAGCGAATCGCCTGCCTGGAAAATGGGTGGCGGGGTGGGCTGGGGAGTGACGCTGCTCTGCGTGGCCTCTGCTTCCGCCGTTTGACTGGGGAGCGGCTCGGGCGGTGAAACCCGCTGTACTTGCAGTGGGATGGTCTGGGCCGGGTTGGGGGCCACGGCGGACAACAGACTGTAGCCAATTCCCTCTACAGACACCGGGGAGACCCCGGAAGCATGCAGCTCCTGGAAGAGCAGACGGGCGGCCACCTGCGCCAGGCCGGTGCGCTTGGCGTACAGACCGTAATAGGCGCTCACACGGGTAATGTCAGTGGCGTCCAGGTAATAGGGGGCGTCCATGGCAAAGACGACCACTTTTTTGTTTTGCAGCAAGTCCGGCCGCTCGGAAAGCAGGCGGCGCAAGGCATTCGACTCGGGCCGGCTGTCCTGCCGGGTGGGCAGAAAGACCACCCATTCGGCGATTTGCAGGCTGGCCGTCACGGGGTCCTGGCCGTCCGGCCACAGGCCGTCCAGCGTGCGGGCCAGTTGGGAAAAGGAAAATGAGGTCAGGTTGGCGGTGGAGATCTGGTTGCCGCCGCGTGGGCCATACAGGTCGGCCACCGCGTCGGCCATGGCGCTGACCGGGAGCGCACTTTCCGGCAGGCAACTGCTGCACTGCAAGACATTGTAGCTGTCGGTAATGAAGACGATCTGCTCGAAGCGCCCCGGGCTGCTAGGAAGCACGCTGCCCAGCTGGTCCATGTCCGGGCTGAGCAAAGTGGCGGAGCGGCGCCCCACCTCGAAGATCAGAGCTTGATTTTGTTGCAGCGCCTGCCAGCTATCCACTTCTGGCAGCACCTCATCCAGCGAGAATTCCGGGTAGAGCTTGAATTTGAGAGCCAGCACGCGCAGGGCAGATTGATCGACGCGCTCGGCAAAAGCTGCATCTTCCCGGTATTTTTGGGCAAAGAATGAGACCGTGTTGCGGATGCTGGTATAGGCATCCGGGTCGCCAGTCGCCAAGAAGTTGCCCAGGTAGAGCAAGTCGTTGCCGGCCAGAAATGCATCACGCGCCACCAGGGGCGAATTGAAGGCCTGCTCGGTGGAGTCATAGTTGCGGCGGATGGCGCGGGTGCCGAGATTGTCGCTGATCACCAGACCACCGGCGGCACGCCAATCGACAAAAGGCTGCAAGCCCAGCAGCTGGGCAAACGCTTGTGCGTCCAGACTGATGGGGCGTGTGGTGGTGCGAATATTGCCCTGAAAGCCCTGATAGCGAATGTGAGCCATCAACATCGCATCGGCCGTGGTTTGGACATCCGGTGCCTCGCCAGTCACGGCGAAGAAGGGCGCCAGTTCGACTTGGGTGAGCTGCTCCAGCGACTCACGCACGGTGGGCACTTCCTCCCCCACCGGACGGTCGGTGCCGCCATTGCCGGGCAGGTGCTTGGCCACCACGGCGATGCGGCCGTCGCCGCCGGTGTGCACGCCGCGGATGTAAGCCTGGCCCATTTGGGCGACCCAGAAGGGGTCACCGCCAAAGCTGCGCGCCCCCAGGTCACCCAAACTTTCCGGGCGGGGGTCTTCCAAGACATCCAGCGAGGGACCCAGGAGCATATTGACGCCTAAGGTGGAGAGTTCGCGACCCAACAGCTCGCCGGCCTGGCGCGCAAGCTCCGGGTCCCAGGTGGCGCCTAGCGCCATAGCAGAAGGCTGCGGGCTGAGCCCTTCGAGGATCTGGTCGTAGGGGTAGCCATTGCCTTCTTGATTGATGGCCACCAGCAGGGGAATGTATTGGCCGGTATAGCTCTGGCCGCTGAGCACGTCGGCGCGCGTCTCGCCGGCGTTGGCGGCGGCCGCCTGCTGCAGCGCCCGCGTCAGGCTGTCCAGGTCAGCCAGCGTATCTGGCAGGCCGGAGAAATTGTCCATATCGCGGCGGAGGACCACGCCGCCGATGTGATAGTTGGCGATCAGATCGTAGATCTGGCTTTCCGCACTGGCGCCGGCGCCTACGAAGGTGGCCAGAAACAGCTGCCCCACGCGCTGCTCGGGGGTGAGCTCCTGCAGCAGGACGGCCGCCTTGCTCAGGGGGTCATCCAGCTGGGCGGCGTACGCCGCCTGACTTTGGCGGGGCGCGGCCAACCAGGGCCCCAGCGCCAACGCCAAAACCAACCCTACTCGCCACATTCTGGGGAATATGCTCTTAAAACTCAAACTGCCCATGCAAAAACACCGCCGGTAATGGTCCGAGCCTGCATCCCCTGTGGCTCTGCGGGGATTATAGCATGCGGGTTTTTGAGCGCACCCGGCGTATAATCCGGGCCATGAAGCTCAGCATCGTGATGCCTGTGTACAACGAGGCCCAAACAATTCTGGAGATCCTCAAGCGCGTCAAAGCCACCGGCGTGGCAGATGAGATCGTTGTGGTGGACGATGGTTCACAAGACGGCACAGCAGATGTATTGGCGAGCCTAAATGACCCTCAAGTGCGCCTGGTCGTGCACCCGCGCAATCAGGGCAAGGGCGCGGCGGTGCGCACGGGCATCCAGGCGGCGCAAGGTGAACTGATCCTGATCCAAGACGCCGACCTGGAATATGACCCGCGCGACATCCCGGCGCTGCTCAAGCCGATGGAAGAGGGCATCGCCGATGTGGTCTATGGTTCGCGTTTTATGGGGGCGCCGCGCCGGCCCACGATGTTCTGGCATATGGTGGCCAACAAACTGCTGACGCTGATCACCAATATCCTGTACAACAACATTCTGACGGATATGGAAACCGGCTACAAACTTTTCCGGCGCGAGGCGCTGGCGGGCATCACCATCCGTTCCAACAGCTTCAACTTTGAACCCGAGATCACGGCCAAACTGCTAAAGCGGCGGGCGCGCATTTATGAAGTGCCGATCAGTTTCAACCCGCGCGATTATTCCGAAGGCAAAAAGATCAAGCTCAAGGACGCTTTTGAAGCGTTGTGGGCCTTGCTGAAGTATCGTTTTGTTGACTGAGCGGGTTTAGTCGCTGGGGCGCAGGTCGCGCACGTTGAGCTGCAGCGAGGTGCGGCCGTTGAATTCGTTGGCTTCAAAGCGATAGAGCAGATCAAGGCGCGGGGGCAAGTTCTGCATCCAATGCCCCTGGCGAAACGCGATCGCATCATAGGTGATCCAGCCATCGCTGACCTTGAGCTTAAGGTGGGCGCCCTCTTCCCCCACTCCACGCGCATCACGCACGCTGAGGCCGCGGCTGACCAGGTTGACCTGCGGGTTATCCATGCCGGTCGGCTCGACCTGCTCCAGCAGCCCCAACAACTCTGGCTTGAGGTCGATCAGAGGCAGCTCCGCATCGGCGCGCAGCACCTGGCGCAGCTGCAAGCTGACCAGCTGCTCACCGACTAAGGCTTGCAAGCGCTGCATGGCTTCGGCATAGTGCTGGTTGGGAACGGTGAAGCCGGCCGCGGCGGCATGCCCGCCAAAGTTGGTGAACAGGTCGGCGCAGGTTTGCAGCGCATCGGTAATGTGCAGCTCAGGGATGCTGCGGCATGAGGCGCGGGTAAAGTCCGGGCCGCGGTGGGCCACGATGGCGGGGCGATAGAACTTCTCCACCAGGCGGGAGGCCACCAGGCCGACCACGCCGGGATTGAACTGCTCGTGGGCGGCGATAAGCAGGAAATCCTGCGGGCTTTGGGCAGCCACGATCTCTTCGGCCGTGGCGGTCATCTCGCGCGTGAGCGCTTGGCGTTCACGATTCTGGCTGTCCAGATACTGGGCCAGCCGCCCGGCCTCAAACAAGTCCGTGCTGACCAGCAAATTGAGCGCATTCAGGGCGGTTTCCAGGCGGCCGGCGGCATTCAGCCGCGGCCCCAGCAGGTAGCCGATGTCGCCAGCGGTGACCTTGGCTGGCTTGACGCCGGAGGCGCCCATCAACGACCAGACGCCCTGGCGGGCTGGCTGGCGCAGGCGGGCTACGCCGTTGCGCACCATCCAGCGGTTTTCCCCGGCCAGGGGCACCATGTCTGCCACGGTGCCCAGCGCCACCAGATCCAGCAGGCTGGTGTCCGGCCCGGCGCCGGGCTGCATGCTGGACTGCACGGCACAGGCCAGCTTGTAAGCCGTGCCCACGCCGGCCAGCTGCTTTTCGGGGTACTCATCGCCCGGCTGCTTGGTGTTGATCACGGCGAAGGCGTCCGGCATCTCCGGCCCCGGTGAATGATGGTCAGTGATGATCAGGTCGAGCTTGAGGCGGCGCGCCTCGGCGGCTTCTTTCAAAGAGCGGATGCCGCAATCCACGCTGACGACCAGGTCCGCACCCTCTTCTTTCAGAGTGCGCAGGGCTTCAATATTAAGGCCGTACCCTTCTTCAAAACGATTGGGGATGTAGGGCCGCACCTGGGCGCCTAAGCGGCCGAAGCTGTCCAGCAGCAGCGCGGTGGCGGTGACGCCATCGGCGTCGTAATCGCCATAAACCACGATGTGCTCGC encodes:
- a CDS encoding glycosyltransferase family 2 protein, whose translation is MKLSIVMPVYNEAQTILEILKRVKATGVADEIVVVDDGSQDGTADVLASLNDPQVRLVVHPRNQGKGAAVRTGIQAAQGELILIQDADLEYDPRDIPALLKPMEEGIADVVYGSRFMGAPRRPTMFWHMVANKLLTLITNILYNNILTDMETGYKLFRREALAGITIRSNSFNFEPEITAKLLKRRARIYEVPISFNPRDYSEGKKIKLKDAFEALWALLKYRFVD
- the recJ gene encoding single-stranded-DNA-specific exonuclease RecJ, which codes for MIAVFGSSVNALVWSCGYISRYDWRLIMEVAQREWRVAAKLDPQTEQQLSTQHPLMRQVLFNRGVRTAAEAERYLQALPPEVNDPFLIKDMALAVDRLVAAIQKGEHIVVYGDYDADGVTATALLLDSFGRLGAQVRPYIPNRFEEGYGLNIEALRTLKEEGADLVVSVDCGIRSLKEAAEARRLKLDLIITDHHSPGPEMPDAFAVINTKQPGDEYPEKQLAGVGTAYKLACAVQSSMQPGAGPDTSLLDLVALGTVADMVPLAGENRWMVRNGVARLRQPARQGVWSLMGASGVKPAKVTAGDIGYLLGPRLNAAGRLETALNALNLLVSTDLFEAGRLAQYLDSQNRERQALTREMTATAEEIVAAQSPQDFLLIAAHEQFNPGVVGLVASRLVEKFYRPAIVAHRGPDFTRASCRSIPELHITDALQTCADLFTNFGGHAAAAGFTVPNQHYAEAMQRLQALVGEQLVSLQLRQVLRADAELPLIDLKPELLGLLEQVEPTGMDNPQVNLVSRGLSVRDARGVGEEGAHLKLKVSDGWITYDAIAFRQGHWMQNLPPRLDLLYRFEANEFNGRTSLQLNVRDLRPSD
- a CDS encoding FHA domain-containing protein, yielding MASKNESHPVLLAQSGPLSGERWPIRGPLTIGRDQDCDIVIPDRKISRQHAQLRLSDDGVVLEDLDSKNGTHHNGEQLHGRVLLKDGDIVQIALAQKFAFISSDATVPLEFEPPVESGLEERRLRMDKRSRRVWANQVEIAPPLSLAQFTMLDLLYRRDGLVVPREEMVRAVWGQEEAYGISDQAVDALVRRLRDRLAEADQGFEYVVTVRGHGLRLDNPKL
- a CDS encoding serine/threonine protein kinase — its product is MPLEVGEVLRERYRIAQFISRGGMGSIYLADDLRLQGRQCAVKEVRLDPSLSQETLDQTRAQFLREATVLARLDHTNLPKVSDFFSEEHSDYLVMDYIPGEDLRSLMMAARQRGEFLREEEVLLWASQIGDALHYLHSQDPPILHRDVKPSNIKLTPNGVVKLVDFGLVKILAAQEDTVTIVQGRGTALYTPLEQYGGDTGHTDARSDVYAFGATLYHLLTNTPPIEARERFLNPNSMPAMRELNPEISSRTERTAIWALSLHPEERPQSIQALQEALLGKLEPNSRNSGRLPNPTLADILSSRAERGLLWLAGSLLLLSLIASIGR